In Drosophila yakuba strain Tai18E2 chromosome 2R, Prin_Dyak_Tai18E2_2.1, whole genome shotgun sequence, a single genomic region encodes these proteins:
- the LOC6529178 gene encoding phospholipase A1, with protein MRTHLLSFWLSVATISLGKGIHKANAVRVDYDAEMREFMNALPNLDDTPYGLGQRSDISTEPEEDDILASLDDEYEEAMHYAWNTCDKDLSDSRGIGKFLDLSFIKKIASNLNPFGSKNLRMHFYLFKREFPECGREVNFSIERKWKHCGFNASLPTRLMIHGWMSQSRGSFNRDVKNAYLKKGEYNVIVADWSSSSANINYFSVVKLIETLGAQLAQFIRDLNRQFGADFDNMYLIGHSLGAQIAGSAGKRLKPNQVNTIFALDPAGPKFRHRGTEFRIDPSDAKFVESMHTSANFGFRRPTGNATFYPNYGAFQLSCYYLGCSHIRSYQMFAESINSALGFWGTPCTRDNSRWQCDQSQRQSIQMGGEPSIHKEGIFYVKTSASDPFALGKQ; from the exons ATGCGGACACATCTGCTTTCGTTTTGGCTGTCTGTGGCTACAATAT CATTAGGTAAAGGTATACACAAAGCAAATGCAGTCAGGGTCGATTACGATGCTGAGATGAGAGAGTTCATGAACGCTCTACCGAACCTCGATGATACTCCCTATGGCTTAGGACAGCGATCGGATATCTCTACGGAACCGGAGGAGGATGATATTTTGGCAAGCCTGGATGATGAGTATGAGGAGGCTATGCATTACGCCTGGAACACATGTGACAAGGATCTCAGCGATTCGCGGGGAATCGGGAAGTTTCTGGACCTATCATTTATAAAAAAGATAGCGAGTAACCTGAATCCATTTGGCAGCAAGAATCTTCGCATGCACTTCTACCTCTTTAAGAGGGAGTTCCCAGAGTGTGGCAGGGAGGTGAATTTCTCAATCGAGCGAAAGTGGAAGCACTGTGGCTTTAATGCTTCTCTGCCCACAAGGTTGATGATACATGGTTGGATGAGCCAGTCGCGTGGCTCTTTCAATCGGGATGTGAAAAATGCATACCTGAAAAAAGGGGAGTACAATGTGATCGTTGCCGATTGGAGTTCAAGTTCAGCTAATATAAACTACTTTTCGGTGGTAAAGCTTATAGAGACCCTTGGAGCTCAGTTGGCCCAATTTATAAGGGACCTTAATCGTCAGTTTGGAGCGGACTTTGACAACATGTATCTTATTGGTCATTCCTTGGGAGCACAGATCGCTGGTTCTGCCGGGAAACGTTTGAAACCGAATCAGGTAAATACCATATTTGCTTTGGATCCCGCAGGTCCAAAGTTTCGTCATCGCGGAACCGAATTTCGGATAGATCCCAGCGATGCAAAGTTTGTGGAGTCTATGCATACGAGTGCTAACTTTGGATTTCGTCGGCCTACAGGCAATGCCACCTTTTATCCAAACTATGGAGCCTTTCAGCTTAGTTGCTACTACCTAGGCTGCTCCCATATTCGATCATATCAGATGTTCGCCGAGTCCATTAATTCGGCTTTGGGATTCTGGGGGACGCCTTGCACCCGAGATAATAGTAGGTGGCAGTGCGACCAGAGCCAGCGACAATCCATCCAGATGGGAGGTGAGCCTTCGATTCATAAAGAAGGAATCTTCTACGTGAAGACCTCCGCCAGTGATCCATTCGCCCTTGGAAAGCAATAA